GGCCTGGAAGACCATCCCGATCCGCTGCCGGACCCGGTCGATGTCCACGTCCGGGTCGGTCACCTCGGTGCCGGCCACCGTGACCCGGCCCGCGCTCGGCTCCTCCAGCAGATTCACACAGCGCAGCAGGGTCGACTTCCCGGACCCCGAGGGCCCGATGACACACACCACCTCACCGCGCGCCACCGAGAAGTCGATCCCGCGCAGCACCTCCAGCTCACCGAACGCCTTGCGCAGGCCCTGGACGTCGATGGCCTTCGCCTCCGTCGTCCCCGGTGCCGCCTGGTCGGTCGTCACACAGCTCACCTGGCCTTCGCCGTACGGGCCTCCAGCCGTCGGACCAGTTGGCCGAGCGGGAGGGTGATCACGAGATAGAGCAGCCCGGCGATCAGGATCGGGGTCAGGCTCTTGTGCTCATTGAGCGCATCGCGCCCGAAGTTGGCCAGCTCGAACTGGGTGAGGGAGAGCCCCAGCAGATACACCAGCGACGAGTCCTTGGTCAGCAGGATCAGTTCATTGGTCAGCGGCGGCAGCACGATGCGGAACGCCTGCGGAATGACGATCGAGACCATCGCCCGGCCGTGCGACATTCCCAGGGAACGCGCCGCCTCCGTCTGGCCCTTGGGGACCGCCTGAATACCGGCCCGGATGGTCTCCGCCATATACGCCGCGCCCACCAGCCCGAGCGACATCATGACCGTGACGTTCATATCGAGCGCCACCTCGAAGGCCAGCGGCACACCGAAGCCGAGCGCGATGAACACCAGCAGACAGGGAATCCCGCGGAAGAACTCGATATAGGTGACCGCGATCCAGCGGTAGGGCGGCACCGAGGAGAGCCGCATCAGGGCGAGCACCAGCCCCAGCGCCAGACCGAAACCGAAGCCGAGCAGGGTGTAGAGGACGGTGTTGACCAGCGCCGTGGTGATGATGTCGGGGAACAGCGCCTTCGCGACCTCGACGTCGAAGAACGCCATCCGCAGCTGATGCCAGTCGGCGATCAGGGCGAAGACCACCACGGCGAGGACCAGGACGCCGTACTGCACGCCGCGGATCACCCGGGCGCGCTGTCGTTTGGACAAAGACATGACGGCGGGCCTCAGCTCTGCGGGGTGGTGCCGAACCACTTCTTGTAGATCCGGTCGTACGTCCCGTCCGATTTCGCCTTCTTGATCGCCGCGTTGATCTTCTTCCGCAGTGCGTCGTTTCCGGTGCGCACACCGATGCCGTAGTGCTCACCGGTACTGAATTCCGCGGTGACCGCGGTGTCCGGGTTCTGCTTCACATAGTCGAAGAGCACACCGTTGTCATTGATGCCGGCGTCGACCTGGCCGGACTTCACGGCGGTCAGCAGCAGCCCCAGATCCTCGAACTCCACCAGTTCGACGCCGGCGCCGTGCTTCTTGGCGTAGATCCCGCCGGTGGTGGCCTTCTGGTAACCGAGCTTCTTGCCCTTGAGGTCCTCGACCTTCTTGAAGGGCTTGCCCTTCTTCGTCAGCAGCGCCTGGGTGGCATTGAAGTACGGGTCGGAGAAATCCATGACCTTGTCCCGCGCGGGCGTGATCGTCATGCCGGCGGCGGCCAGATCGCATTTGCGGATCGTGAAATCCTGGCCGGTCTCGATGCCTTCGAAGGGGGTGTTGACGATCTCCTGTTTGACGCCCAGATCCTTGGCGACGAGGTCCACCAGATCCACATCGAACCCGACGACCTTGCCGTCCTTCTTCACCTGGAACGGCGCGTAGGGAAGGTGGGTGCAGGTCTTCAGGGTCCCGGAGGAGACCAGTTCCAGGCCGCCGGACCCCTTCTTCCCGCCGGACGTGGTGCTGCTGCACCCCGTCAGGACGGCGACGGCTGTGGCGACGGCTATGACAGGCAACGCGGAGCGAGCGGACACAGGCCCTCCAGGGGCAGGATGAACATCAACCAAGCCGTGCGTGCTGCGATGTGGCTGCATCCTGCCACCGGTCCTGGGCTCTGTCGCCGCTGCGTCGGTTGCGTGTGTGTAACGCCTTCGGCCCGCATCCGGGCCGGCCCCGTCAGCGGCCGAGCGCCGCCGCCAGCTCGGCGATGGCGTCCGGACCCACCCGGCAGCAGCCGCCGATGAGCCGGGCACCGTCCGCGGCCCAGGCCGCGACCCGGTCCGCGCTGAAAGCCGCCTCTCCGCACCAGGCCCGCGCCCCGGCGTCCCAGCTCTCCCCGCTGTTGGGGTAGACCACCACCGGCTTGCCGGTGACCCGCGCCGCCGACGGCACGGCCCGGTCCGCGTCCTCGGGTGCGCAGCAGTTCACCCCCACCGCGATCACCTCATCCGCCTCGGCCGCCACCGCGAACGCCTCCGTCAGCGGCTGCCCGGCCCGGGTGCGGTCCCCCGCCACGCTGTACGACAGATAGGCCGGCACCCCCAGTCCGCGCACCGCCCGCACCAGCGCACGGGCCTCCGCGGCGTCCGGCACCGTCTCCAGCGCCAGCACATCCGGCCCCGCCGCGGCCAGCACCTCCAGACGCGGCCGGTGGAAACGCTCCAGCTCGTCCACCGACAGGCCGTACCGGCCGCGGTACTCGGACCCGTCCGCCAGCATCGCCCCGTACGGTCCCGCCGACGCGGCCACATACAGCGGCCCGGCCACCCCGCCGGCCGACGCCCGCCGGGCCGCCTCGCGGGCCAGCTCCACACTCCGGCCGAGCAGCGCCGCGGCCCGCTCCTCGCCGATGCCGCGCCGCGCGAACCCCTCGAACGTCGCCTGATAGCTGGAGGTGATCGCGACCTGCGCCCCGGCCTCGTAGTACGCCAGATGGGCCTGCACCACCGCTTCCGGCTCCTCGGCCAGCAGCCGGGCCGACCACAGCGCGTCGCCGAGGTCGTGCCCGGCGGCCTCCAACTGGTTGGACAGCCCGCCGTCGAGGACGAGCGGCCCCGCGGCGAGGGCGTCGGTGAGCGGCGGGGACGTGCTGACCATGGTGCAAAGCCTCTCGGTGCTGCGGGACGCGCGGGTGCTCACGCCTCACCCCGGATCGTAACGCCGACCGGTGACACACCCCCTGGCCGCGCTGGTGCGCACGGCCGACGACTGGCCGACGACCGGCCGGCGTCACGTCCGGCGCGGGCTCAGTGCAGCGACGAGAACACGAACGAGAACCGTGCCGGCGCCACCTCCAACCGGTGCTGCGGCAGCACCCCCGGCCCGCAGGACTGGCTGCCGATGCCGTGCTGTGCATGGTCGAGATGGAGCCACAGATCCTCGCCGGGCCGCAGATCCGTGGTGTGGCGGGCGGCGGCCAGCTCCTCGGACGACCACCGGCGGGCGGTGAGGAAGAAGTCCGGATCGCCCTCGATCCGCAGGCCCGAGCCGTCCGGACGGGTCAGCTCCGCCCAGCGCACACCGGGCCGCGCACCGTTCTCCTGCGGCCGCACATAGGGCGTCTGCAGGGCGTCCACCGGCATCGACCAGCGGCCGAGCCGGGCGGCGGCCCGGGTGTCCGGATAGCCCTCGCCCGGCCCGCCGCCGAACCACCGGGCCAGGCCCAGGCTGCCGCACACCCGCATCCGCACTCCGAGCCGGGGCAGCGGAACCGGCCAGTCACCCTCGGGGTCGACGCTCAACTCCAGCCGCAGCAGGTCCCGTTGTGCCGTCCAGCGGCAGATCGTGCGCAGCGCCAGCGGCGACCCGGCCGGGGCGACCCGGGACCGTACGACCACGGTGTCAGGACCGGTCTCGACGGCATCGACGCGGTGCCGCATCCGGTGCAGGCCGATCCGCCGCCACTCGGTGGCCGGCCGCGGCCCCGGCTGCCAGGGCGCGGCCTCGTCGTTGTCGGTCGGCGCCCGCCAGACATCCAGCCGGGGGCCGCCGATCCGGACGCCGTCCAGATAGGCCAGCGTCCCCGTCCCCGCGTCGAAGGTCCCCGGGCCGAGGACGATCACATTGCCCTCGCCGCGGCGCGGCACGGCGGTGGCGGCCGGGGGAGTGACGGCGGGTCGCGGGGCGGCCGGCAGCTGGCCCCAGGCGATCTCGTGCCCCGCGGATGCCCAGGGGGTGTCCTCGTCCAGCACGGCCCGGACCGTCCAGAGCGCTTCGCCCTCGTCGCCCCTGGTGCCCTCAGTGCCCTTGGTGTCCGGCCCGACCGGCGGCGCCGGCAGCCGCACCACGGCCGACTCGCCGGGCCCCAGCGGCGGCACGGTGAGCCGGCCGTGACCGCGCGGCTCACCGTCCACCTCGTAGCTCCAGTGGAAGCCGAGGTGACCCAGGTCGGCGAAGTCGTACAGATTGGTGATCCGGACCGCGCCCGCCGTGCCGCCCTCGTCGGCCCCGGCCGCGCTCCCGCCGGCCCCGGCCTCGATCCGTACCGGTTCGACGACCTTCTTGAACTCCAGCAGGCCGGGGGAGGGCGCCCGGTCGGGAAAGACCAGGCCGTCGCAGACGAAGTTCCCGTCATGCAGCTCCTCCCCGAAGTCTCCGCCATAGGCGTGGAACACCTCCCCGGCGGGCGTCCGCTGCCGCAGCCCGTGGTCGATCCACTCCCAGACGAAACCGCCCTGGCAGCGTTCATAGCGCTCGAACAGCCGTTGGTACTCGCTCAGCCCGCCCGGCCCGTTCCCCATCGCATGCGCGTACTCGCAGAGGACGAAGGGGAGTTGACGCCGTCGGGCGTCCAGCGCCGGATCGGACAGCGGCTCCTCGGCACGCCGCCCGATGCGTTCCACCTCGGCGTGGTCGGCGTACATCCGGGAGTAGACATCGGTGTCGGCGCAGCTGGGGTCGCCCTCGTAGTGCAGCGGGCGGGACGGGTCGCGCTCGCGCATCCAGGCGGCCATGGCGGACAGCCCGCGCCCCGTACCGCACTCGTTTCCCAGCGACCACAGCACGACGGCGGGGTGGTTCTTGTCCCGCTCGACCATCCGCCGGGCCCGGTCGAGCAACGCCGGCTCCCAGCG
This portion of the Streptomyces sp. 2114.4 genome encodes:
- a CDS encoding basic amino acid ABC transporter substrate-binding protein produces the protein MSARSALPVIAVATAVAVLTGCSSTTSGGKKGSGGLELVSSGTLKTCTHLPYAPFQVKKDGKVVGFDVDLVDLVAKDLGVKQEIVNTPFEGIETGQDFTIRKCDLAAAGMTITPARDKVMDFSDPYFNATQALLTKKGKPFKKVEDLKGKKLGYQKATTGGIYAKKHGAGVELVEFEDLGLLLTAVKSGQVDAGINDNGVLFDYVKQNPDTAVTAEFSTGEHYGIGVRTGNDALRKKINAAIKKAKSDGTYDRIYKKWFGTTPQS
- the mmuM gene encoding homocysteine S-methyltransferase is translated as MVSTSPPLTDALAAGPLVLDGGLSNQLEAAGHDLGDALWSARLLAEEPEAVVQAHLAYYEAGAQVAITSSYQATFEGFARRGIGEERAAALLGRSVELAREAARRASAGGVAGPLYVAASAGPYGAMLADGSEYRGRYGLSVDELERFHRPRLEVLAAAGPDVLALETVPDAAEARALVRAVRGLGVPAYLSYSVAGDRTRAGQPLTEAFAVAAEADEVIAVGVNCCAPEDADRAVPSAARVTGKPVVVYPNSGESWDAGARAWCGEAAFSADRVAAWAADGARLIGGCCRVGPDAIAELAAALGR
- a CDS encoding glycoside hydrolase family 2 TIM barrel-domain containing protein; amino-acid sequence: MTGTSPHAPHHTPDGPSPRNADAPPPRAADGRDSAPPPRSAHRTANAPRHPAQDQHPPYYEDRSPGSGVLPPRAWYPRSDAARLSLHGRWRFRLSASATAEDDSFARPDFDDTHWPELRVPGHWALQGRFASEGSYEGSGTTRPLGTPAYTNTAYPFPVDPPRVPDENPTGDHRQVFDLPEGWGEGPAVLHFAGVESCARVWLNGQELGHFKGSRLPHEFEVGPLLRPRGNVLAVRVHQWSSGSYLEDQDQWWLPGIFREVVLHRRPQGAVADHFVHAGFDHVTGHGTLRVESEPEGRVTVPALGLDLATGRSATVPVRPWTAEAPHLYDGELVTSGERVPLRIGFRTVRVEDGLLKVNGRRILLRGVNRHEFHPRYGRAVGPETMRRDLLLMKQHHINAVRTSHYPPHPAFLDLCDELGLWVVEECDLETHGFGAQGWRDNPVDDARWEPALLDRARRMVERDKNHPAVVLWSLGNECGTGRGLSAMAAWMRERDPSRPLHYEGDPSCADTDVYSRMYADHAEVERIGRRAEEPLSDPALDARRRQLPFVLCEYAHAMGNGPGGLSEYQRLFERYERCQGGFVWEWIDHGLRQRTPAGEVFHAYGGDFGEELHDGNFVCDGLVFPDRAPSPGLLEFKKVVEPVRIEAGAGGSAAGADEGGTAGAVRITNLYDFADLGHLGFHWSYEVDGEPRGHGRLTVPPLGPGESAVVRLPAPPVGPDTKGTEGTRGDEGEALWTVRAVLDEDTPWASAGHEIAWGQLPAAPRPAVTPPAATAVPRRGEGNVIVLGPGTFDAGTGTLAYLDGVRIGGPRLDVWRAPTDNDEAAPWQPGPRPATEWRRIGLHRMRHRVDAVETGPDTVVVRSRVAPAGSPLALRTICRWTAQRDLLRLELSVDPEGDWPVPLPRLGVRMRVCGSLGLARWFGGGPGEGYPDTRAAARLGRWSMPVDALQTPYVRPQENGARPGVRWAELTRPDGSGLRIEGDPDFFLTARRWSSEELAAARHTTDLRPGEDLWLHLDHAQHGIGSQSCGPGVLPQHRLEVAPARFSFVFSSLH
- a CDS encoding amino acid ABC transporter permease; the encoded protein is MSLSKRQRARVIRGVQYGVLVLAVVVFALIADWHQLRMAFFDVEVAKALFPDIITTALVNTVLYTLLGFGFGLALGLVLALMRLSSVPPYRWIAVTYIEFFRGIPCLLVFIALGFGVPLAFEVALDMNVTVMMSLGLVGAAYMAETIRAGIQAVPKGQTEAARSLGMSHGRAMVSIVIPQAFRIVLPPLTNELILLTKDSSLVYLLGLSLTQFELANFGRDALNEHKSLTPILIAGLLYLVITLPLGQLVRRLEARTAKAR